Proteins encoded in a region of the Takifugu flavidus isolate HTHZ2018 chromosome 8, ASM371156v2, whole genome shotgun sequence genome:
- the LOC130530532 gene encoding methyl-CpG-binding domain protein 5-like produces the protein MMGGGETVSGNKDGVHPTVHVPIGWQRRVEGGQVIYVSPSGAALSSLDEVKTYLLSDGTCKCGLECPLIIHKVFNFTLGVKVEQHSQPSGKAEQDMTKLCNHRRKVVAMAALCRSMQVSQLPFANLQYSEVNNGADTRDPKRVLVEQEEKDHGIYYPKLHPVPTRVHGNLPPNTCASPKSPHQFIYPYNGSSTVLHATTQAHHPLEALRRLHHSTPFQNSSCTYSVPQRSSHTPSPQNPFQGQITSKTPETPASPRLVSLSSPPPSSPVTIVGGGRGPQTNTHYPHSVIVGGSPVSPSPSSSPSVINMNSVSPRQRSRHPSTSLSPFSEGGGSSVGQQGSNFSQRKKSSSSTPHSPASGGSPNPSPLFPKYKLEDILEQFKNSGNSSTNNHHLLIPINTPLLSNQSSNTCAVSSKPSNSTMSPSPSSGPPNFDVNSAGPSSLPPGAFLNQHHSHQSKLSNTPSFPASTLLSAAAKAQLANQITQAQNSNVASKPVRMPSLEMLKEGQQPSSQVINSTLINSHTFPTIRPPNPSLASASSILLPSSQSLAQSLPHLPATVERSALHRKRHRRSPTVLGTQKDPQHVANGLSKTPPTDAISATAINLSTSSSIPSQLHSSSTSAVQNQSAVMLENHLLLHPGQAQRLPAPRQIAQLCRPPRQNEALDFTTHVTTTPLGLDPPTQPLSALLHLLSVQNAQAASSVASSAPAQLVSVSNEENGHTNKQSPRLSPSSPSSHSNLRHQKRRSPCSNNNTNAPSSGSSPFPSSLPQQQSPLSILSAWTTADSVTSSVSSFQSPAEILRFYAAAQHKCSFTQQQRLIRSRVPTSFRQTSPSYSRLCFPPSNAGSFSTRHCDKGDWR, from the exons ATGATGGGTGGCGGTGAGACTGTAAGTGGGAACAAGGATGGGGTCCACCCCACGGTACACGTCCCCATTGGCTGGCAGAGGAGAGTGGAAGGGGGACAAGTGATCTATGTCAG TCCCAGCGGTGCTGCCCTGTCCTCTCTGGATGAGGTCAAGACCTATCTACTCAGTGATGGCACCTGTAAATGTGGTCTTGAGTGTCCACTCATCATTCATAAG GTTTTCAACTTTACTCTGGGAGTGAAGGTGGAGCAGCACAGCCAGCCATCAGGCAAAGCAGAGCAGGATATGACCAAGCTCTGTAACCACCGCAGGAAAGTGGTGGCAATGGCCGCACTGTGTCGGAGCATGCAGGTCTCACAGCTACCTTTTGCCAACCTTCAATATTCAG AGGTCAACAATGGAGCAGATACCCGTGATCCAAAGCGTGTACTTGTGGAGCAGGAAGAAAAGGACCACGGAATTTATTATCCAAAACTCCATCCAGTCCCCACTCGAGTCCATGGCAACCTCCCGCCTAACACCTGTGCCAGCCCTAAATCCCCTCATCAGTTCATTTATCCTTACAACGGTTCCTCGACTGTCCTTCACGCAACGACACAAGCTCACCATCCGCTCGAGGCTTTGAGGCGGCTTCACCATTCTACTCCCTTTCAAAACTCCTCCTGCACGTACAGTGTTCCCCAGAGATCATCCCACACTCCCAGTCCTCAGAATCCTTTTCAAGGTCAAATAACATCCAAAACACCAGAGACTCCAGCTTCTCCTAGGCTAGTGTCgctctcttcacctcctccctcttcccctgtGACCATAGTTGGAGGCGGTAGAGGCCCACAAACTAACACTCATTATCCTCACAGTGTCATCGTGGGTGGTTCGCCtgtttctccttctccctccagctctcccTCTGTCATTAACATGAACAGTGTTTCTCCACGACAGCGATCCCGCCACCCTTCAACCTCTTTGTCCCCTTTCTCTGAGGGAGGAGGCTCGTCGGTAGGACAGCAGGGAAGCAACTTCTCTCAGAGAAAGAAATCCTCCTCTTCCACTCCACACTCCCCGGCCTCTGGTGGCTCCCCAAACCCAAGTCCCCTCTTCCCCAAGTATAAGCTGGAAGACATTTTAGAGCAGTTTAAGAACTCAGGCAACAGCAGCACTAATAACCACCACCTCCTTATCCCGATTAACACCCCTTTACTGTCCAACCAAAGCAGTAACACTTGTGCTGTCTCCTCAAAGCCTTCAAACAGCACCATGAGTCCATCTCCTAGCTCTGGACCACCAAATTTTGATGTGAACTCTGCAGGGCCGTCTAGTTTACCTCCCGGGGCATTTCTGAACCAACATCACAGCCATCAGAGCAAATTGTCAAATACACCGTCGTTCCCTGCGAGCACCCTGCTTTCCGCAGCTGCCAAGGCTCAACTGGCCAACCAGATAACCCAGGCTCAGAATTCAAATGTGGCCAGCAAACCAGTGAGAATGCCCTCTTTAGAGATGTTAAAAGAGGGCCAACAGCCATCGTCACAGGTAATAAACAGCACTTTAATTAACAGCCACACTTTTCCCACCATTAGGCCTCCCAATCCCTCCCTTGCCTCAGCGTCCTCCATCCTATTACCTTCATCCCAGTCTCTGGCCCAGTCCTTGCCTCATCTGCCCGCTACAGTAGAGCGCAGTGCACTGCACAGAAAAAGGCATCGCCGATCTCCCACAGTACTTGGCACGCAGAAAGACCCTCAACATGTGGCTAATGGGTTGTCAAAGACCCCACCGACAGACGCCATTTCTGCAACAGCTATCAACCTATCCACTTCTTCCTCCATCCCGTCCCAGTTGCACTCTTCCTCTACCTCAGCTGTGCAGAACCAGAGTGCTGTGATGTTAGAAAACCATCTTCTTCTCCATCCTGGTCAGGCACAACGGCTCCCTGCTCCCCGTCAGATAGCACAGCTTTGCAGGCCTCCTCGACAAAACGAGGCTCTGGATTTCACTACACACGTAACGACGACACCTCTTGGCTTGGACCCTCCGACCCAGCCTCTCTCCGCTCTGTTACACCTGCTCAGTGTGCAGAACGCACAGGCTGCATCCTCAGTTGCCAGCTCCGCTCCAGCTCAGCTTGTATCCGTTTCGAATGAAGAAAATGGACACACTAATAAACAGAGCCCCAGACTGTCGCCTTCTTCACCAAGCTCTCATTCTAATTTGAGGCATCAAAAGAGACGGTCACCGTGCTCAAACAATAACACTAATGCTCCTTCCAGCGGCAGTAGCCCATTTCCCAGCTCACTGCCACAGCAGCagtctcctctctccatcctctccgcTTGGACTACTGCAGACTCAGTTACATCCTCAGTCAGCAGCTTCCAGTCCCCCGCAGAGATCTTGCGCTTCTACGCTGCTGcccaacacaaatgtagctttACCCAACAGCAGCGGCTCATCCGGTCACGTGTCCCCACCTCCTTCAGACAAACGTCACCTTCCTACAGTAGGCTGTGTTTCCCACCATCCAATGCAGGAAGCTTCAGCACACGACACTGTGATAAGGGGGACTGGCGTTGA